One genomic window of Polyangium aurulentum includes the following:
- a CDS encoding MotA/TolQ/ExbB proton channel family protein, producing the protein MAANTLEPSVVPIKLDPVSLVLHSSGPVFVVVWMLVAAAVMVWVIAVLKLLQLRRLASAERRFERDAKQAFDADALFAAAHRNATAPGACVVLELGRRAGNEKLLDSIAKRAIVDQQQRAGSLMSSLSTIASASPFVGLFGTVYGIMDAFLRIGQAKSASLPVVAPAIGEALIATAIGLAAAIPAVVAYNALNKRIDDLLSEIEAASDGWVALVAEVPGAPARIEKSA; encoded by the coding sequence ATGGCAGCCAATACGCTCGAGCCCTCGGTCGTGCCCATCAAGCTGGATCCGGTCTCGCTCGTCCTGCACTCGTCGGGGCCGGTGTTCGTCGTCGTGTGGATGCTCGTCGCCGCCGCGGTGATGGTCTGGGTGATTGCCGTCCTGAAGCTCTTGCAGCTCAGGAGGCTGGCCTCGGCCGAGCGGCGCTTCGAGCGGGACGCCAAGCAGGCGTTCGACGCGGACGCGCTCTTCGCGGCGGCGCACCGGAATGCGACGGCGCCAGGCGCGTGCGTGGTGCTCGAGCTCGGCCGGCGCGCGGGCAATGAGAAGCTGCTCGACAGCATCGCCAAGCGGGCGATCGTCGATCAGCAGCAGCGCGCCGGGTCGCTCATGTCGAGCCTGTCGACGATCGCGTCGGCCTCGCCGTTCGTCGGGCTGTTTGGCACGGTGTACGGGATCATGGATGCATTCTTGCGCATCGGTCAGGCGAAGAGCGCGTCCTTGCCCGTCGTGGCGCCAGCGATCGGCGAGGCGCTGATCGCGACGGCGATCGGCCTCGCGGCCGCCATTCCCGCGGTGGTCGCGTACAATGCGCTGAACAAGCGGATCGACGATCTTCTCTCGGAGATCGAGGCGGCGAGCGACGGGTGGGTGGCGCTCGTGGCCGAGGTGCCCGGCGCGCCCGCGCGCATTGAAAAGAGCGCCTGA
- a CDS encoding biopolymer transporter ExbD, whose protein sequence is MGMSTGGGGRRGRGKGFNDINVTPLVDVMLVLLVVFMVTAPLLATGLRVELPQVEATDAPVKDTKLVVTVTKEEKILFGEDDVTGNVEDILATNPRVQKEKELYIRADKNARYGIVARVVAAARAAGVEGLNLLVEPEPEENAP, encoded by the coding sequence ATGGGGATGTCGACGGGAGGCGGCGGGCGCAGGGGGCGCGGCAAGGGGTTCAACGATATCAACGTCACCCCGCTGGTCGACGTGATGCTCGTCCTGCTCGTGGTCTTCATGGTCACGGCGCCCCTGCTCGCGACGGGATTGCGGGTCGAGCTGCCGCAGGTGGAAGCCACGGACGCGCCCGTGAAGGACACGAAGCTCGTGGTCACGGTGACGAAGGAGGAGAAGATCCTCTTCGGCGAGGACGACGTGACGGGCAACGTGGAGGACATCCTGGCCACGAACCCGCGCGTGCAGAAGGAAAAGGAGCTTTATATCCGCGCCGACAAGAATGCGCGTTACGGGATCGTGGCGCGCGTGGTGGCGGCGGCTCGCGCGGCGGGCGTGGAAGGTTTGAACCTCCTCGTCGAGCCCGAGCCCGAGGAGAACGCGCCGTGA
- a CDS encoding TonB C-terminal domain-containing protein, whose amino-acid sequence MSAARSGPFSDFRAREIAIAVIAAIGVQAGAVLLLRASSLEKPAAAPEIDKGPSVPVKITPVLDLDAPALKLGGKRDKTKLPDRWVKPKPKKRVEEQAFVSPKAGKTEEDIPKPEIPVADAGTPPPPEAEVTKSVETPIEEIPDAGRPTNAPVEGHEDGVADGTETDPLKGRAVDIYRDKIRSWFSRRFRVSGTGLSADEITKFRVAASVTLSGGRQVVGYSIVPSGNEAFDAAARSALEGAKGQEIPPPPENYPDIVQTQISLTFTCTPQRCD is encoded by the coding sequence GTGAGCGCTGCCCGCTCGGGCCCCTTCAGCGATTTCCGCGCACGGGAGATCGCGATCGCCGTCATCGCGGCCATCGGGGTCCAGGCGGGCGCCGTTCTGCTCTTGCGCGCATCGAGCCTCGAAAAACCTGCCGCCGCGCCCGAGATCGACAAAGGGCCGAGCGTGCCGGTGAAGATCACGCCCGTGCTCGATCTCGACGCGCCCGCCCTCAAGCTCGGCGGAAAACGCGACAAGACGAAGCTGCCCGACCGCTGGGTGAAGCCGAAGCCCAAGAAGCGCGTCGAGGAGCAGGCGTTTGTCTCGCCAAAAGCAGGCAAGACCGAGGAAGACATCCCGAAACCGGAAATCCCGGTCGCCGACGCGGGCACGCCGCCGCCGCCCGAGGCCGAGGTGACCAAGAGCGTCGAGACGCCCATTGAAGAGATCCCCGACGCCGGCCGTCCCACGAATGCGCCCGTGGAGGGGCACGAGGACGGCGTCGCCGACGGGACCGAGACCGATCCGCTCAAGGGGCGCGCGGTCGACATTTACCGCGACAAGATCCGAAGCTGGTTCAGCAGGCGCTTCCGCGTCTCGGGCACGGGCCTTTCCGCCGATGAAATCACCAAGTTTCGCGTGGCCGCCAGCGTGACCCTCTCGGGCGGGCGGCAAGTCGTGGGCTACAGCATCGTGCCGAGCGGCAACGAGGCCTTCGACGCGGCGGCGCGGTCCGCCCTGGAGGGCGCGAAGGGGCAGGAAATACCGCCCCCGCCCGAGAACTATCCCGACATCGTCCAGACCCAGATCTCGCTGACCTTCACCTGCACACCACAACGATGCGATTGA
- a CDS encoding PD40 domain-containing protein has translation MRLKRPILALTALLSLLAPLGVAAQDGNPSDTPPKPEDLLGNIVVVAGATRPLPRIAVLPSRSFDMEDVTMRMVARRDLDLCGEFELLPDSEAPEEAQSAEGVNTAIWARKKVEALVGVSARPIEGQDKVEMRARVYLVAHGDKPVLDRRFVVPASDLRAEAHRLVDIVIGGLTGQNGGFASHMTFASGTGKLRRAFTIDADGFDPKPVSPTDQIALAPAYGKGEELYWSASTNNGEYKIRSASGNTFDLPIKGSVYGLAFSKDRSQVAVSIGVDDTIKLFVGPDFASLQPATEVGMALRPTFTPSGKLAFAGAGRWGQRIYVDGKPISPDGLFASAPTFCNHPDGVRAVYAVGVGKDTDLIATGERGGDMVRLTQGQGRNGYPACSPDGRLVAFFSTRTSGEGPGLYIMRLDGGRPKRISTLLGDSLRWDALPPGRAVEVKN, from the coding sequence ATGCGATTGAAGCGCCCCATCCTCGCCCTCACCGCCCTCCTGTCGCTGCTCGCCCCGCTCGGGGTGGCCGCGCAAGACGGCAATCCCTCGGACACGCCGCCGAAGCCGGAGGATCTGCTCGGCAACATCGTGGTGGTCGCGGGCGCCACACGGCCCCTGCCGCGCATCGCGGTCTTGCCATCGCGCAGCTTCGACATGGAGGACGTGACCATGCGCATGGTGGCGCGGCGCGACCTCGATCTGTGCGGCGAATTCGAGCTCTTGCCCGATAGCGAGGCCCCCGAGGAGGCCCAGAGCGCCGAGGGCGTCAATACCGCGATCTGGGCGCGCAAGAAGGTCGAGGCGCTCGTGGGCGTGAGCGCGCGGCCCATCGAGGGGCAGGACAAGGTGGAGATGCGCGCCCGGGTCTATCTGGTGGCGCACGGCGACAAACCCGTGCTCGACCGGCGATTCGTGGTGCCGGCGTCGGATCTGCGCGCCGAGGCGCATCGGCTCGTGGATATCGTGATCGGCGGGCTGACGGGCCAGAACGGCGGCTTCGCCAGCCACATGACCTTCGCCTCGGGCACGGGCAAGCTCAGGCGCGCATTCACCATCGATGCCGACGGATTCGACCCGAAGCCCGTCTCGCCGACCGATCAGATCGCGCTCGCGCCCGCCTACGGCAAGGGCGAGGAGCTGTACTGGTCGGCGAGCACGAACAACGGCGAATACAAGATCCGCTCGGCGAGCGGCAATACGTTCGATCTGCCCATCAAGGGCTCGGTGTATGGCCTCGCATTCTCGAAGGATCGCTCGCAGGTGGCCGTCTCGATCGGCGTCGACGACACCATCAAGCTGTTCGTGGGCCCCGATTTCGCGAGCCTCCAGCCGGCGACCGAGGTGGGCATGGCGCTGCGGCCGACGTTCACGCCGAGCGGCAAGCTGGCCTTCGCGGGCGCGGGGCGCTGGGGGCAGCGAATCTACGTGGACGGCAAACCCATCTCGCCGGACGGGCTCTTCGCCTCGGCGCCGACCTTCTGCAATCACCCGGACGGCGTGCGCGCGGTGTATGCGGTGGGGGTCGGCAAAGACACCGACCTCATCGCGACCGGCGAGCGGGGCGGGGACATGGTGCGGCTGACGCAGGGGCAGGGCCGCAATGGGTATCCGGCGTGCAGCCCGGATGGACGGCTGGTCGCGTTCTTCTCGACCCGCACGTCGGGCGAGGGGCCGGGGCTTTACATCATGCGGCTCGACGGGGGCCGGCCGAAGCGGATCTCGACGCTGCTCGGCGACTCGCTGCGCTGGGATGCATTGCCGCCGGGCCGGGCGGTCGAGGTGAAAAACTGA
- a CDS encoding ferritin-like domain-containing protein encodes MTSTDLGHKLAPPPVPGGWEEAPPARRIEKPGRPPQLVLAARAHKTPGPDALRDPHRRAQLVHTFLHHELQAAELMAWALLAFPEAPRAFKKGLLRIAGDEIRHMAMYARYMADLGHAYGDYPVRDWFWERVPRSVSPAHFVAVMGMGLEGGNLDHTARFAERFRAIGDEEGARLQEIVCAEEVPHVRFGVRWFRRFTEGLDFEVWRAHLPEPLSPMVMRGSPLNRTDRLRAGLSESFLEELARWAPESRGS; translated from the coding sequence GTGACGTCCACGGATCTCGGGCACAAGCTCGCGCCGCCGCCCGTGCCGGGGGGCTGGGAAGAGGCGCCGCCCGCGCGTCGGATCGAGAAGCCGGGGCGGCCGCCACAGCTCGTGCTCGCCGCGCGGGCGCACAAGACGCCGGGGCCCGACGCATTGCGCGATCCGCACCGGCGGGCGCAGCTCGTCCACACGTTCCTGCACCACGAATTGCAGGCGGCGGAGCTGATGGCGTGGGCGCTGCTCGCGTTCCCCGAGGCGCCGCGCGCGTTCAAGAAGGGGCTCTTGCGCATCGCGGGGGACGAGATCCGGCACATGGCGATGTACGCCCGGTACATGGCGGACCTCGGGCACGCTTATGGCGATTACCCGGTGCGTGATTGGTTCTGGGAGCGGGTGCCCCGCTCGGTGTCGCCGGCGCATTTCGTGGCCGTGATGGGGATGGGGCTCGAGGGGGGAAACCTCGACCATACCGCGCGCTTCGCGGAGCGGTTTCGCGCGATTGGCGACGAGGAGGGGGCGCGGCTCCAGGAGATCGTGTGCGCCGAGGAGGTGCCGCACGTGCGCTTCGGGGTGCGCTGGTTCCGGCGCTTCACCGAGGGCCTCGATTTCGAGGTGTGGAGGGCGCACCTGCCCGAGCCCCTCTCGCCGATGGTGATGCGCGGCTCGCCGCTCAACCGGACCGACCGGCTGCGCGCGGGTTTGTCGGAGTCGTTTCTCGAGGAGCTTGCCCGATGGGCGCCCGAATCGCGTGGCTCCTGA
- a CDS encoding DUF309 domain-containing protein — protein MADNTADREAAFHRGLEAYHAGCHFDASDIWTQVAQDEPDETNRRFLQALLQVTNAMHKVRHNAELRGSLHLLERAIVKLNDLPDVYGGIDIATFRDATRVCLAELKRLLSVAHKELDPKFIPPLRRIGDGPVLQPPAPPSAAADPNKLLQDGLTAYRDRRFYEAGEIWEKFRQAQPEDAPARTFLHGMAFVASAMHKLHRAKSPSDAAQLLEIGLDKLRSAPEGIGGISADSIVAEVSRVQSAVERLEAEGTTEIPANLVPKLDG, from the coding sequence ATGGCCGACAACACTGCCGATCGCGAAGCTGCTTTCCATCGAGGGCTCGAGGCTTACCACGCCGGGTGCCATTTCGATGCCTCCGACATCTGGACGCAGGTCGCCCAGGATGAGCCGGACGAGACGAACCGTCGTTTCCTCCAGGCGCTCCTTCAGGTGACGAACGCGATGCACAAGGTCCGGCACAACGCCGAGCTGCGCGGCTCGCTGCACCTGCTCGAGCGCGCGATCGTGAAGCTCAACGATCTGCCCGATGTCTACGGCGGCATCGACATCGCCACCTTCCGCGACGCGACGCGGGTCTGCCTCGCCGAGCTCAAGCGCCTATTGTCGGTGGCGCACAAGGAGCTCGATCCGAAGTTCATTCCGCCGCTGCGGCGCATTGGCGACGGCCCCGTGCTCCAGCCCCCGGCGCCCCCGTCGGCCGCGGCCGACCCGAACAAGCTCTTGCAGGACGGCCTCACCGCTTATCGCGACCGCCGCTTCTACGAGGCCGGCGAGATATGGGAGAAGTTCCGCCAGGCGCAGCCCGAGGACGCTCCCGCGCGCACGTTCCTGCACGGCATGGCGTTCGTCGCGTCGGCCATGCACAAGCTCCACCGCGCCAAGAGCCCGAGCGACGCGGCGCAGCTGCTCGAGATCGGCCTCGACAAGCTGCGCAGCGCCCCCGAGGGCATCGGCGGCATCTCCGCGGACAGCATCGTGGCGGAGGTCTCGCGCGTGCAGAGCGCAGTCGAGCGGCTCGAAGCCGAGGGCACCACCGAGATCCCGGCGAACCTCGTCCCCAAGCTCGACGGCTGA
- a CDS encoding chloride channel protein yields the protein MTPTPLPRAPSRARGLLTALFVESSPIDMRLVGRTLLHAAIVGAGAGVIAVLFFTGLELLERVLLGQLAGYRALRAAGESIMGEHAGAVFRPWLLVLLPALGALASGFVTRFAPECRGGGGDAMIEAFHNHGGVLRRRVVWVKALASIFTLGTGGAGGREGPTMQIGAAFGSLVGMTLRVAARERRILMIAGVAAGMSAIFRTPLGAALLAVEVLYRDDFETEALIPALLASVISYSVFISVFGEATLFAHAPRYPFVPAHLPLYALLALLVSLVAIPFLNIMQGVKRLSARLPLPDWARPAVGGLALGLLATAVLLFLASRHILPVGQGLGVLGGGYGAAQLAITGASWMPEGVGAVEFLTVLVLFKLVAASLTIGTGGSAGDFAPSLALGGLVGGAFGRALQLIVDDPRLDPGAFALVGMGTFYGGVAHVPVSSLVMVCELAGSYDLLVPLMLAEGVAFVALRDRSLYHAQLPSQRQSPAHPAPQLDVFRALKVRDVMIAGRPFVKFELRSPMNELIAKAADASWQDVFPVLDANEKMVGMVTNDVVRLLATERELEPLTLAADAMQPAVCARPDDDLRTATEMMLAHGLREVPVVDEGGRIVGFLDEAEVGRAYLDATARWEGPPQ from the coding sequence TCCTCCCCGATCGACATGCGCCTCGTCGGGCGCACGCTCCTGCACGCCGCCATCGTCGGCGCGGGGGCCGGGGTCATCGCCGTCCTTTTCTTCACCGGGCTCGAGCTGCTCGAGCGCGTCCTGCTCGGCCAGCTCGCCGGATACCGCGCCCTGCGCGCCGCGGGCGAGTCGATCATGGGCGAGCACGCGGGCGCGGTCTTCCGGCCCTGGCTGCTCGTCCTCCTGCCCGCGCTCGGCGCGCTCGCGAGCGGCTTCGTCACGCGCTTCGCCCCCGAGTGCCGCGGCGGCGGCGGCGACGCGATGATCGAGGCCTTCCACAACCACGGCGGCGTGCTCCGTCGGCGCGTCGTGTGGGTCAAGGCTCTCGCATCGATCTTCACGCTCGGCACGGGCGGCGCAGGCGGGCGCGAGGGGCCGACCATGCAGATCGGCGCGGCCTTCGGATCGCTCGTCGGCATGACCCTGCGCGTGGCGGCTCGCGAGCGGCGGATCCTGATGATCGCCGGCGTCGCGGCCGGCATGAGCGCCATCTTCCGCACCCCGCTCGGCGCCGCGCTGCTCGCCGTCGAGGTGCTCTACCGCGACGACTTCGAGACCGAGGCGCTCATCCCCGCGCTGCTCGCGAGCGTCATCTCCTACTCGGTCTTCATCTCCGTGTTCGGCGAGGCGACGCTCTTCGCCCACGCGCCGCGTTACCCGTTCGTGCCCGCGCACCTGCCGCTCTACGCGCTCCTCGCGCTGCTCGTCTCGCTCGTCGCGATCCCGTTCCTCAACATCATGCAGGGCGTGAAGCGGCTATCGGCGCGCCTGCCCCTGCCGGACTGGGCTCGACCCGCCGTCGGCGGGCTCGCGCTCGGGCTGCTCGCGACGGCCGTGCTGCTCTTTCTCGCATCGCGTCACATCCTGCCCGTGGGCCAGGGGCTCGGCGTGCTCGGGGGCGGCTACGGCGCCGCGCAGCTCGCGATCACGGGCGCTTCCTGGATGCCCGAGGGCGTCGGCGCGGTCGAGTTCCTCACCGTGCTCGTCCTGTTCAAGCTCGTCGCCGCCTCGCTCACCATCGGCACGGGCGGCAGCGCTGGGGACTTCGCGCCCTCGCTCGCGCTCGGCGGGCTCGTGGGGGGCGCGTTCGGCCGGGCGTTGCAGCTCATCGTCGACGATCCGCGCCTCGATCCCGGCGCCTTCGCGCTCGTCGGAATGGGCACGTTCTACGGCGGCGTCGCGCACGTCCCCGTCAGCTCGCTCGTGATGGTCTGCGAGCTCGCGGGCAGCTACGACCTGCTCGTGCCGCTGATGCTCGCCGAGGGCGTCGCGTTCGTGGCGCTACGCGATCGATCGCTCTACCACGCGCAGCTCCCCTCGCAGCGCCAGTCGCCCGCGCACCCCGCGCCGCAGCTCGACGTCTTCCGGGCGCTCAAGGTGCGCGACGTGATGATCGCGGGCCGGCCCTTCGTGAAGTTCGAGCTGCGCTCGCCGATGAACGAGCTCATCGCGAAGGCCGCCGACGCGAGCTGGCAGGACGTCTTCCCGGTGCTCGACGCCAACGAGAAGATGGTCGGAATGGTGACCAACGACGTCGTGCGCTTGCTGGCGACCGAACGTGAGCTCGAGCCGCTCACGCTCGCCGCCGACGCGATGCAGCCAGCGGTCTGCGCGCGCCCGGACGACGATCTGCGGACCGCGACCGAGATGATGCTCGCGCACGGGCTGCGCGAGGTGCCGGTCGTCGATGAAGGGGGGCGAATCGTGGGCTTTCTGGACGAGGCCGAGGTGGGCCGGGCCTACCTCGACGCGACGGCGCGCTGGGAAGGGCCGCCGCAGTAG